The genomic DNA AGGCCTAAATTATTACAGAATTAAATTATTTTACCATCTTTCATGGTTAATTTTCTGTCTGCCATTTCTGCTAGTTCTTCATTATGGGTTACTAAAACAAAAGTTTGTCCAAATTCATCACGAAGTTTAAAGAATAACTCATGTAAATTTTTAGCAGATTCGCTATCTAAATTACCACTAGGTTCATCAGCTAAAATTACTGAAGGATTATTTATTAACGCTCTAGCAACGGCAACACGCTGTTGTTCTCCACCAGAAAGTTCATTCGGTTTGTGGTTTATTCTATGAGATAAACCTAAGAAATCTAAAATTTCTTTGGCTTTTTGTTCTGTTTCTTTCTTCGTTTTTTTTCCAATATAAGCTGGAATACAAACATTCTCTAATGCTGTAAATTCGGGTAATAATTGATGAAATTGAAAAATAAAACCGATATGTTTATTTCTAAAAGAAGACAATTCTTTGTCTGATAGGTTTTTAAGAGAAATACTGTTTAAAGAAAGTTCAAAATTTTGGGCAGATAAAGGTTTGTCTAAAGTACCTAATATTTGTAGTAATGTTGTTTTTCCTGCTCCAGAAGGACCAACAACGGCAACAATTTCTCCTTTTTTGATGTGTAAATCTACACCTTTTAAAACCTCTACATCACCATAATATTTGTGAATATTTTTACAAACAATCATACCTTTTCTAATTTAAAAACGAATGTATAAAAAAGAAATCAGAAACACCTAAATGCGCTTCTGATTTCAATTTTAAACTTTAAATAAATTAAAAAAGTATGTTTTAAAAAATACTTTTTAGAGCGTTATAATCTATAAAATAGACAAATCTTAGAGATAACGTGTGTTGATTAGGTTGATTAAATAGGTTTTCTAGGTTTTTATAAAAATCTAAACCCGATTTATTGTTAGCATCAAAAATAGAATTTCTATAAAAGACAATTAATTGACTTCCTGGAGCAAATTGCCAGAAGTAATTCAAATCTAAATTCCAGCTATTAAAATTTACATCTTTACCGTTGTAGTTTGCCTTTTTAGAAAGAGAACCATCAGCATTTAGATTGTAATATCCATTGTAAGCAACATCACTCCAATAATGCCTAAAACTTAATGATAATGAAGAGTTTGTACTAAAATTATATTTACCCGAAATGGTGTTTGTGTAGCTTTTTCTATCTCTTTGACCAAAAATAACGTTGTTAGCATCTTCGCTTACATAGCCTTGATCATTGTCGGTTTTGTTATAATTTAGGCTGTATTGTAGAGAAAACTGATTTGTAAAACGGTAACGAGGTGTAACCTCAAAACCATAACTTTCTTGTGAGTGATTTGAATGTCCTGTAAAATAGGCATCTGCATTTATCTCTAATTTCTTTTGAGAATTTGTCGAAATCCAACCACCTACATTTAATTTTTCAGGTCTTTTAAAATATATTCCACTTGTGCTTCCTTGCCTTGGTTCGAAATAATCTCTATTTTCTGAACCGTAATTTAAGTTTCCACCAAAAGTGAAACGTTGTTTTGTTTGAGCACTAGCATTAAGACCTGCTTCATACCCTGTAAAAATCCCCGAGAAATGTTGGAAATTTGCTTGATTGTAAAAATTGAAACTATATCTGTTAAATTTTGTTGTAGGGTGTAGTGTTCGCCAACCTGCACTACCATAAATACTTTGTTGGTCATTAGAAAATAGGATTCCTAAATCATTAGGGTTAAAATCTTTGTTTTCAAAATTATAGCCCAGTTCCCAGTTCCAATGCCCAGAGTTTTTACCAAAGCTCGTATCAAAAGTATAACCAGTATTCGGGTTGTTAATGTCATCGGAAATAGCACTCATTTTAAAAGAACCATCTACATTGTATTTACTATCTTTTGTTTCTAGATGCCAATCTAAAGCAGAAACGTTTGCATCTCTAAACCTACCATCACGTGTAACATTTGTATTAATTAATGTTACTGTAGAGTTTTGATTGAACTGTTGGTCTAAAACCATGATATTATAATTTGTAAAAGGACTTATTACCTCTTTTCTAGTAGTAATCGTTTCGGTTGTTTTACCACCATTCATTTGTTCGGTTGTTGTTTTTATTGTGGCTTCTGTGTTTTCTGTGATTGCATTAAAAAAACCAATTCCCAAACCACTTTTTGTTCTACCAGATATTTTTACAGCATTTAGCATCGTTACTTTTCTAGGGTAATCTATAATTTCCTCATGAATTCTTGATCCATTTCCATCAAAATTATCTTGCTTTATTAAGTTAGATGAAATGTTAAATTGATCTATTGGAGAGCCTCCTATTCTTCTAGAATAAAATAATTGTCCTTTGTTAAATAGCTCTGTTCCTTCTGTGAAAAATTGACGTTGTTCAGAGAATTGTTGTTCAAATGGACCTAAATTTAGTTCTACATTGTCGAAACCAACCTGACTAAAATCTGGTATTAAAGTGGCATCTAAAGTAAAATTATCTGTTAAACCATATTTTAGATCCATCCCCACACTGTAGTCAAACTTTGTTTTTCCATCAAAAGAAACAGATGTTGCAGAAGCGTAAGGGTATAAATTTAATCTTGTTGGTGGTGTAATATTATTAAAACCTTCTATTAAACCATCATATTGTGTCCATCTTCCAACAGAATTATCAATAAAAGTCCAAGTATGTTGTTCATTTAATTTTTCTAAACGTCTATGAAAATTAAAACCCCAAGACTGTACAGGTCTATTTGCAAAACGAATTGCTCTGTAAGGTAATTTAATTTCTACATTCCAACCTTTGTCTGTAATTATAGTAGCACTTTCCCAAACAGCACTCCAATTAAAATCTTCATTACCATTAGATACTTTAGCGTCCGCTTGGTTTCCTGTGCTTTGCACAATGAATTGAAAAGGATTTTGACCATCATCATTAGGGTTAATAGTTACCGAAAAGAAATCTGCTTGACCAAAATTATCTCTCACAGCAAATTCTTGTGGAATATTAAGAGGATCTGGATCTCGCATTTTAGCAGAAATATATACGGCATTGTTATCATAAATAACTTTAACAGCAGTTTGATACTCTGAAGAAACCAACTTTCCATTATCTGGTCTT from Polaribacter sp. ALD11 includes the following:
- a CDS encoding ABC transporter ATP-binding protein translates to MIVCKNIHKYYGDVEVLKGVDLHIKKGEIVAVVGPSGAGKTTLLQILGTLDKPLSAQNFELSLNSISLKNLSDKELSSFRNKHIGFIFQFHQLLPEFTALENVCIPAYIGKKTKKETEQKAKEILDFLGLSHRINHKPNELSGGEQQRVAVARALINNPSVILADEPSGNLDSESAKNLHELFFKLRDEFGQTFVLVTHNEELAEMADRKLTMKDGKII
- a CDS encoding DUF5916 domain-containing protein, encoding MFKRILVLQLVLFCTFRIYAQTNENRKKTTTTRVSIAPKIDGLLNDSAWKNAEILTDFVILRPDNGKLVSSEYQTAVKVIYDNNAVYISAKMRDPDPLNIPQEFAVRDNFGQADFFSVTINPNDDGQNPFQFIVQSTGNQADAKVSNGNEDFNWSAVWESATIITDKGWNVEIKLPYRAIRFANRPVQSWGFNFHRRLEKLNEQHTWTFIDNSVGRWTQYDGLIEGFNNITPPTRLNLYPYASATSVSFDGKTKFDYSVGMDLKYGLTDNFTLDATLIPDFSQVGFDNVELNLGPFEQQFSEQRQFFTEGTELFNKGQLFYSRRIGGSPIDQFNISSNLIKQDNFDGNGSRIHEEIIDYPRKVTMLNAVKISGRTKSGLGIGFFNAITENTEATIKTTTEQMNGGKTTETITTRKEVISPFTNYNIMVLDQQFNQNSTVTLINTNVTRDGRFRDANVSALDWHLETKDSKYNVDGSFKMSAISDDINNPNTGYTFDTSFGKNSGHWNWELGYNFENKDFNPNDLGILFSNDQQSIYGSAGWRTLHPTTKFNRYSFNFYNQANFQHFSGIFTGYEAGLNASAQTKQRFTFGGNLNYGSENRDYFEPRQGSTSGIYFKRPEKLNVGGWISTNSQKKLEINADAYFTGHSNHSQESYGFEVTPRYRFTNQFSLQYSLNYNKTDNDQGYVSEDANNVIFGQRDRKSYTNTISGKYNFSTNSSLSLSFRHYWSDVAYNGYYNLNADGSLSKKANYNGKDVNFNSWNLDLNYFWQFAPGSQLIVFYRNSIFDANNKSGLDFYKNLENLFNQPNQHTLSLRFVYFIDYNALKSIF